The following are encoded together in the Ralstonia insidiosa genome:
- a CDS encoding bifunctional riboflavin kinase/FAD synthetase: MKVFRGLPNAESRAPCALTIGNFDGVHRGHQSLLARARAAADARGLPLTVMTFEPHPREFFMPDRAPTRIALLRDKLESLRKQGVDRVVVEHFNAHFAGQTPDEFVRNVLVDGLHTRWLLVGDDFRFGAKRAGDFTYLQAAGAQFGFEVEQMGSVSESGIRISSSAVREALAAGDLEHARRLLGHGYAISGHVVHGQKLGRSLGFPTLNLRISHKKPAVSGIFVVQVHGLAEKPLPAVASIGVRPTVDDSGRVLLETHIFDYHASVYGKLVRVEFMKKLRDEARFDSLDALKDAIAQDCIDARHFFGLAVPADGESPALRRAQFANSATSATDRIQ, from the coding sequence ATCGGCAACTTCGACGGCGTGCACCGTGGCCACCAGTCGCTGTTGGCCCGCGCGCGCGCGGCGGCCGACGCACGCGGGTTGCCGCTCACGGTGATGACCTTCGAGCCGCATCCGCGCGAATTCTTCATGCCGGACCGCGCCCCTACCCGCATCGCGCTCTTGCGCGACAAGCTGGAGAGCCTGCGCAAACAAGGCGTCGACCGTGTGGTCGTGGAGCACTTCAACGCGCATTTCGCCGGCCAGACGCCGGACGAGTTCGTGCGCAACGTACTGGTTGACGGCCTGCACACGCGCTGGCTGCTGGTGGGCGACGACTTCCGCTTTGGCGCCAAGCGCGCGGGCGACTTTACTTATCTGCAGGCCGCCGGCGCCCAGTTCGGCTTTGAAGTCGAACAGATGGGCTCGGTGTCGGAATCCGGCATCCGCATCTCCAGCTCGGCCGTGCGCGAGGCGCTGGCCGCTGGTGACCTGGAACACGCGCGCCGCCTGCTCGGCCACGGTTACGCCATCAGCGGGCATGTGGTGCACGGGCAGAAGCTCGGCCGCTCGCTGGGTTTCCCGACGCTGAACCTGCGCATCTCGCATAAAAAGCCAGCGGTATCGGGCATCTTTGTCGTGCAGGTGCACGGGCTGGCTGAGAAGCCGTTGCCGGCCGTCGCCAGCATCGGCGTGCGCCCGACCGTGGATGATTCCGGCCGCGTGCTGCTGGAAACGCATATCTTCGATTACCACGCCAGCGTCTACGGCAAGCTGGTGCGCGTGGAATTCATGAAGAAGCTGCGCGACGAGGCCCGCTTCGACTCGCTCGACGCGCTGAAAGACGCCATCGCGCAGGACTGCATCGACGCGCGCCATTTCTTCGGCTTGGCTGTGCCTGCCGACGGCGAATCGCCAGCCTTGCGGCGCGCGCAGTTTGCCAATTCCGCTACCTCCGCCACCGACCGAATTCAGTAG